The following coding sequences lie in one Arachis ipaensis cultivar K30076 chromosome B05, Araip1.1, whole genome shotgun sequence genomic window:
- the LOC107640396 gene encoding endochitinase A-like, with translation MDSQLGLHSSSTPDVTAATSSSTTVAAITTTTTVPVTTLTIGVTTSSLFPASTIATAVATSASGGASAIPVSSLQEEDDDDVHVVDPLPLVANVSQFYNNNGTLRALNPDVETTALWRSQTAAASKKTKGEHVNEVVAFKKCYKSKQSSKSRVEAKSHSGLGVDPSGIETEVTQPPPRVASYTPLPSDAKMRLESGHTLMTVAATSTFTPDTSPTAVKHDLEPPFDVPALENGDLDFEDLDFDV, from the exons ATggattctcaattaggtctccaCTCTAGTAGCACCCCTGATGTTACTGCCGcaacttcttcttctactacggTTGCTGCtataaccaccaccaccactgttCCTGTCACTACCTTAACAATCGGAGTCACCACATCATCTCTTTTTCCTGCTTCCACTATTGCCACTGCGGTTGCCACTTCTGCTTCTGGTGGAGCTTCTGCTATTCCTGTTTCTTCTTTGCAAgaagaggatgatgatgatgttcacGTCGTAGACCCTCTTCCATTGGTGGCCAATGTGTCACAATTCTATAACAATAATGGTACTCTGAGAGCTCTTAACCCTGATGTAGAGACCACCGCCCTATGGCGGAGCCAG ACTGCTGCAGCGTCAAAGAAAACCAAAGGTGAGCATGTCAATGAAGTTGTTGCGTTCAAAAAATGCTATAAG TCGAAACAAAGCTCTAAATCTCGGGTTGAAGCAAAAAGTCACTCTGGACTAGGAGTTGACCCGTCTGGTATCGAGACTGAGGTGACTCAACCTCCTCCACGTGTG GCGAGCTATACGCCTTTGCCAAGTGATGCAAAAATGCGTTTAGAGTCGGGCCACACTTTGATGACTGTTGCAGCCACGTCTACATTTACTCCAGACACAAGTCCAACTGCTGTCAAACATGATTTAGAGCCCCCATTCGATGTTCCTGCACTAGAGAATGGGGATTTAGACTTTGAAGATCTCGACTTTGATgtctga
- the LOC107643366 gene encoding polygalacturonase 1 beta-like protein 3 produces MNKQLNFSWLFILILFLSTSPFLLSVSSAADGGGGATNPFTPKASLLRYWDKEIRNNLPKPNFLLSKASPLTAVDAAAFSKLAGSGGGIALSTRLPEFCAAANLLCFPDLGASLEKHDKDANFAGYGDKNFTNYGTSRPGGSDAFKKYSDDANIPVNDFRRYGRDSAGHSESFSSYATDGNVVDQSFHTYGSSAAGGGGDFRGYASGVNVPNLGFTSYSDHATGRTQSFNSYSENGNAGQQSFTSYGKNGNKPENTFTGYGTESNVVGSGFSNYAETANAGNDTFKGYGVNMNNPTNTFSNYASGGNGAVESFTTYREQSNVGADSFTSYAKGTNAAKVEFSNYGKSFNEGTDTFSGYGKGSTGKTEVGFTGYGVNNTFKDYTKDGMSFARYTNVSSGSGLGSSLVKTKDSGISGSLVNKWVEPGKFFREKMIKEGTVMPIPDIRDKMPKRSFLPRTLLSKLPFSTSKIPELKQIFKASDNGSMEKMMRESLQECERVPSPGETKRCVGSVEDMIDFATSVLGRNVAVRSTLNVNGSKKNVLVGKVIGINGGRVTQSVSCHQSLFPYLLYYCHSVPKVRVYEVDLLDPKSKDKINHGIAICHLDTSAWSPTHGAFLSLGSGPGRIEVCHWIFENDMTWTIAD; encoded by the exons atgaacaaacaactcaatttcaGCTGGCTCTTTATCCTAATCCTCTTCTTATCAACATCACCATTTCTTCTCAGT GTTTCCTCCGCCGCGGACGGCGGAGGCGGCGCCACCAACCCATTCACCCCGAAGGCCTCTCTGCTTCGCTATTGGGACAAGGAGATCCGCAACAACCTCCCGAAGCCAAACTTCCTCCTCTCAAAGGCGTCCCCGTTAACCGCCGTAGACGCAGCCGCATTCTCAAAACTCGCCGGCTCCGGAGGCGGAATCGCACTCTCTACGCGCCTCCCGGAGTTCTGCGCCGCCGCGAACCTCCTCTGCTTCCCGGACCTTGGAGCCTCGCTCGAGAAGCACGACAAGGACGCCAACTTCGCCGGCTACGGAGACAAGAACTTCACCAACTACGGAACAAGTCGACCCGGTGGTTCCGACGCATTCAAGAAGTACTCCGACGACGCCAACATCCCCGTCAACGACTTCCGCCGCTACGGCCGCGACTCCGCCGGCCATTCCGAGAGTTTCAGCAGCTACGCCACCGACGGCAATGTTGTCGATCAATCCTTCCACACCTACGGCTCCAGCGCCGCAGGAGGAGGCGGTGATTTCCGCGGCTATGCCTCCGGTGTCAACGTCCCTAACCTGGGGTTCACATCCTACTCTGATCACGCCACCGGAAGAACCCAATCCTTCAATTCATACTCAGAAAACGGCAATGCTGGACAACAATCCTTCACCTCTTATGGCAAAAACGGGAACAAACCCGAGAACACGTTCACAGGGTACGGAACTGAGTCCAACGTTGTCGGGTCCGGGTTCTCTAACTATGCTGAAACCGCCAACGCCGGCAACGACACGTTCAAAGGGTACGGCGTGAATATGAACAACCCAACCAACACTTTCTCAAACTACGCCAGCGGCGGAAACGGCGCCGTGGAGAGCTTCACCACCTACAGAGAGCAATCCAATGTGGGTGCAGATTCTTTCACCTCTTACGCCAAAGGCACCAACGCCGCCAAAGTGGAGTTCAGCAACTACGGAAAATCGTTCAACGAAGGAACTGACACGTTCTCAGGCTACGGAAAAGGTTCCACCGGAAAAACCGAGGTTGGGTTCACTGGCTATGGAGTCAACAACACCTTCAAGGATTACACAAAAGACGGAATGTCATTCGCGAGGTACACGAATGTGAGTTCTGGTTCTGGTTTGGGTTCTTCTCTAGTGAAAACGAAGGATTCTGGTATCAGTGGCAGTTTGGTAAATAAGTGGGTAGAACCGGGCAAATTCTTCAGAGAGAAGATGATAAAGGAAGGTACCGTGATGCCCATCCCTGACATTAGGGATAAAATGCCTAAAAGGTCGTTTTTACCCCGGACCTTATTGTCGAAACTACCCTTCTCTACTTCTAAGATCCCTGAACTGAAGCAGATTTTCAAAGCCTCAGACAACGGTTCCATGGAGAAGATGATGAGAGAGTCATTGCAAGAGTGCGAGAGGGTCCCATCGCCCGGGGAAACGAAACGGTGCGTTGGATCGGTGGAGGACATGATCGACTTTGCAACTTCGGTTTTGGGTCGGAACGTTGCGGTTCGGTCAACCCTGAACGTAAACGGGTCGAAGAAGAATGTGTTGGTGGGTAAGGTTATTGGGATCAATGGTGGAAGGGTCACGCAGTCTGTGTCGTGTCATCaaagtttgtttccttatttgttGTATTATTGCCATTCGGTTCCGAAGGTTCGGGTTTACGAAGTGGATCTACTTGACCCAAAAAGTAAGGATAAGATTAACCACGGTATTGCTATATGTCACTTGGATACTTCGGCTTGGAGCCCCACTCATGGTGCATTCCTTTCTCTTGGGTCGGGTCCGGGTCGGATTGAAGTTTGTCATTGGATCTTTGAGAATGACATGACTTGGACCATTGCTGATTGA